GTGCTCATAGCGATCTCCATCCCCGTGACGTGACGGCACACGACAGGGGGATGGGAACTGATTTACCACGAACGATAATAAACGTTCGTTACCCCTCGTAGGCGAGGTTCATGATCCACTGCGAGAAGGCGTCGCTGTTGGCGTCGATCTCCTCCTCGCCGATAAAGGGCGAGAGCATGTCGCCGGCCATCAGCAACGAGAAATCTAGATCGCGGGCCGCGGGCGTCAGCAGGTAGGTGTTGTGGCCGTTGTAGACCGTGTCCTGGCGCTCGATCAGGTCAGTGCTGGCGAGCTTCTCGGCGATGCGACTGCCCTTTCGCGAGGAGACGTCCAGTTCCTTCCAGAAGTCGCTCTGATGGATCCCCCCGCTCTGGCGGACGAGTTCGAGCCCGACCCGTTCGTCCTCCGACAGCTCGGCCTCGAGTTCGGCGGCGCTCATATTCCTACAAGGCCGCCCGACGCCTTTAACGTTGACCGTCCACGACCGGGAGGATCATGGGGCGCCCCCGCGTAGGCCGGTCCATGACCCCCGAGGAGCTTCGAGCCGAGACGCCGGGCTTCGAGAGCTGTACCTACCTCAACACCGGCGCGAGCGGGCCTAGCCCACGTCGCGTCGTCGAGTCTGCGACCGGTTGTATCGAGCACCACGAGTACGACTCGCCGAACGCGGAGGGGATGTACGTCGCCGCGGACGCGGTCTACGAGGAGGCCCGCGAGGCGGTCGCCGGACTGTTGAACACCGACGAGCGGCGGATCGCGCTGACCCAGAGCACGACCGACGGGATCAACCGGATCGCAAGCGCGGTCGACTTCGAGCCGGGCGACGTCGTGGTTCGGACGGACCTCGAACACTCCGCCGGGATCCTGCCGTGGCAGCGACTCGCGGACCTCCACGACCTCGAAGTCCGAGTCCTCGAAACGCACCAGGGTAGGATCGACCCCGAGGAGTACGCCGAGGCGGTTTCGGATGCTCGGCTGGTCTGCTTCAGCGCGCTCACGTGGACGCACGGGACGCGACTACCAGTCCGAAAGCTCGTCGAGATCGCCCACGACGCCGGGGCGCGGGTGCTCGTCGACGCCGTCCAGATGCCCGGACAGACGGGAATGGACGTCGAGGCCTGGGGCGCGGACGCGGTCGCGGCGGCAGGCCACAAGTGGCTGCTCGGGACGTGGGGCGCTGGATTCCTCGCCGTTTCGCCCGACTTCCTCGAGGAACTGGAACCGCGTTCCGTGGGCTATCGCAGCGTGGCCGAGCCGGACGCCGAAACCTATGCCTTCCACGAGGGAGCCCGACGGCTGGAGGTCGGCACGACGAACCCCGCGCCCTACGCCGCGCTCGCGGAGGCGATCCGCACGATGGAGGAACTGGGCTCCGACCGGATCGAGTCCCGGATCGCCGATCTGACCGACCGACTCAAGACGGGATTGGGCGAAGATCGCCTGAGAAGTCCCCGCGAGTACGAGAGCGGGCTGGTGACGTTTTCCGACGAGAGTCCCGAAGAAACCGTCGAACGACTGGACGAGGCGGGGGTTCGCGTACGGACGCTGCCCGACGGCGAGTCGGTCCGCGCGTCGGTCCACGCGATCAACACCGAGGCCGATATCGACGCGCTACTCGAGGCGCTCTGAGCGCTCGGCGAGCAGTTCGCGGACGGCCCCGCGGTCGACGGTTCCCGAGGCGGTACGGGGTAACTCGTCGATGAAGGCGATCTCCTTCGGGCACTTGTAGCCCGCGAGTCGATCC
This window of the Halalkalicoccus subterraneus genome carries:
- a CDS encoding helix-turn-helix transcriptional regulator; the encoded protein is MSAAELEAELSEDERVGLELVRQSGGIHQSDFWKELDVSSRKGSRIAEKLASTDLIERQDTVYNGHNTYLLTPAARDLDFSLLMAGDMLSPFIGEEEIDANSDAFSQWIMNLAYEG
- a CDS encoding aminotransferase class V-fold PLP-dependent enzyme: MTPEELRAETPGFESCTYLNTGASGPSPRRVVESATGCIEHHEYDSPNAEGMYVAADAVYEEAREAVAGLLNTDERRIALTQSTTDGINRIASAVDFEPGDVVVRTDLEHSAGILPWQRLADLHDLEVRVLETHQGRIDPEEYAEAVSDARLVCFSALTWTHGTRLPVRKLVEIAHDAGARVLVDAVQMPGQTGMDVEAWGADAVAAAGHKWLLGTWGAGFLAVSPDFLEELEPRSVGYRSVAEPDAETYAFHEGARRLEVGTTNPAPYAALAEAIRTMEELGSDRIESRIADLTDRLKTGLGEDRLRSPREYESGLVTFSDESPEETVERLDEAGVRVRTLPDGESVRASVHAINTEADIDALLEAL